One Sphaerisporangium krabiense DNA segment encodes these proteins:
- a CDS encoding carboxymuconolactone decarboxylase family protein has protein sequence MTTTTTSGQAATPMPAPRISLSDLTPDIYRAMIALDGAVARSGLERPLLELVRIRASQINGCAYCVDMHTLDARAGGEREQRLHALAVWHETPFFTPRERAALELTEAATRLPGGGVDDEVFARAAEHFTEEELGKLIWAITVINAWNRIGVTSRLVPGEYTPDA, from the coding sequence ATGACAACGACGACGACCAGCGGCCAGGCCGCGACCCCTATGCCCGCCCCGCGCATCTCCCTGAGCGACCTGACGCCGGACATCTACCGGGCGATGATCGCCCTGGACGGCGCCGTCGCCCGCTCGGGCCTGGAGCGCCCGCTGCTCGAACTGGTGCGGATCCGCGCCTCCCAGATCAACGGCTGCGCCTACTGCGTCGACATGCACACCCTGGACGCCCGCGCCGGCGGCGAGCGCGAGCAGCGCCTCCACGCGCTGGCGGTGTGGCATGAGACGCCGTTCTTCACCCCGCGCGAGCGCGCCGCCCTGGAACTGACCGAGGCGGCGACCCGGCTGCCCGGCGGCGGGGTGGACGACGAGGTGTTCGCCCGCGCGGCCGAGCACTTCACCGAGGAGGAATTGGGCAAACTGATCTGGGCGATCACGGTGATCAACGCGTGGAACCGCATCGGCGTGACCTCGCGCCTGGTCCCCGGCGAGTACACGCCGGACGCCTGA
- the nrfD gene encoding NrfD/PsrC family molybdoenzyme membrane anchor subunit — protein MTTRDRVDGRATASADHYDSYYGRRILKPPTWEAATIGGYLYLGGLAGASSVFAAGGQLTGRPRLARAGKAAAFAGIGLSLAALVEDLGRPSRFLHMLRTFKPTSPMSVGSWLLAAYAPLAGVSLLTDVTGRFPLAGRAACYGAAVLGPAVTTYTAVLISDTAAPAWHEGYREMPFLFAGSATSTAAGSALIATPAAENGPARRAAVLGTALELVAGRLMRRRMGMVGEAYERGRAGVLMRTGEALALAGATGAALSGRHGGRAVAVLSGAALMAASACIRLGVFSAGVASTEDPRYTVVPQRERLAGRLSKT, from the coding sequence ATGACCACGCGGGACCGGGTCGACGGCCGGGCGACGGCCTCGGCGGACCACTACGACTCCTACTACGGGCGGCGCATCCTGAAGCCGCCGACCTGGGAGGCCGCCACCATCGGCGGGTACCTGTACCTCGGCGGGCTGGCCGGGGCCTCGTCGGTGTTCGCGGCGGGCGGGCAGCTCACCGGCCGCCCGCGGCTCGCCCGCGCCGGCAAGGCGGCGGCGTTCGCGGGCATCGGCCTCTCGCTGGCCGCGCTGGTGGAGGACCTCGGACGCCCGAGCCGCTTCCTGCACATGCTCAGGACCTTCAAGCCCACCTCGCCGATGAGCGTCGGCTCCTGGCTGCTCGCCGCCTACGCGCCTCTGGCGGGCGTCAGCCTGCTCACCGACGTCACCGGCAGGTTCCCGCTGGCCGGCCGCGCGGCCTGCTACGGCGCCGCGGTGCTCGGCCCGGCGGTGACGACGTACACGGCCGTGCTGATCAGCGACACGGCCGCGCCCGCGTGGCACGAGGGGTACCGCGAGATGCCGTTCCTGTTCGCCGGATCGGCCACTTCCACCGCCGCGGGCAGCGCCCTCATCGCGACACCGGCCGCCGAGAACGGCCCCGCGCGCCGCGCGGCGGTCCTCGGCACCGCCCTGGAGCTCGTCGCGGGCCGCCTGATGCGCCGCCGCATGGGCATGGTCGGCGAGGCGTACGAGCGCGGGCGGGCCGGCGTCCTCATGCGGACCGGGGAGGCGCTCGCGCTCGCCGGGGCCACGGGCGCCGCGCTGTCCGGGCGGCACGGCGGCCGGGCGGTGGCCGTCCTGTCCGGCGCGGCGCTCATGGCCGCGTCGGCGTGCATCCGGCTCGGCGTCTTCTCCGCGGGCGTCGCCTCGACCGAGGACCCGCGCTACACCGTGGTTCCCCAGCGTGAGCGGCTGGCCGGGCGGCTGAGCAAGACCTAG
- the fdh gene encoding formate dehydrogenase yields MGVFGFVGRWPVLRQLTGPDRCGLGASVRSRETDELRSRIATADRVVNSVCPYCAVGCAQKVYVKDEKVVQIEGDVDSPISRGRLCPKGSASLQLTTGPGREHSVLYRRPYGAEWERLDLDTAMEMVADRVVRTRRETWQEYDDGRRVARTMGIASLGGATLDNEENYLIKKLLTGLGVVQVENQARVCHSSTVTGLGTSFGRGGSTTYMQDLQHSDCIIIEGSNFAESHPVGFQWVMEAKLRGATVIHVDPHFSRTSALADKHVPIRPGSDIVFLGAIINHVLTEGKDFREYVLNYTNAATIVSDEFQDTEDLDGVFSGYDPEKRAYDVSSWHYKGSPMQAAVGRRIHHTEYHVPGRSEAHGSGGAPVMAHPEWDETLSDPRCVYQILKRHFSRYTPEMVEEACGIPPDTFAWICDTLTSNSGPDRTSAFAYAVGWTQHTVATQYIRCASILQLLLGNIGRPGGGIMAMRGHASIQGSSDIPTLYNLLPGYIPMPYAHTDESLDSFIDIVSTEKGYWSEARAYIVSLLKAYYGDAATADNDYCFGHLPRLTGSHSTYDTVMAQLDGVCRGYFLFGQNPAVGSANARLQRLGMAKLDWLVVRDLSLIESATWWKDGREIQTGELRTAEIPTEVFFFPAASHTEKSGTFTNTNRLLQWHDAAVEPSGDCRSDLWFMYHLGRMVKERLAGSTDPADRALLDLKWDYPVEGPLREPSAEAVLREVNGHGPDGRALSSYTELRDDGSTVCGCWIYCGVFADGVNQAARRKPHTEQSWVSPEWGWAWPLNRRELYNRASAAPDGTPWSPRKALVWWDESLGRWTGHDVPDFPEEVPPGYRPPEDARGVAAISGIDPFIMQGDGKGWLHAPAGLMDGPLPTHYEPQDTPVRNPLYPNRPHNPVRLTYERPGNRYHPVGSSVYPYVVTTYRLTEHFTAGGMSRWLPYLSELQPEMFCEVSPELAEERLLEHGAWATIITARGAIEARVLVTDRMPPLRLNGRVVHQIGLPYHWGPGGCATGDPANELTAIVLDPNADIQETKACTADIQPGRRPRGPGLNRLVETFRRRAGIAEPTRQEV; encoded by the coding sequence ATGGGTGTCTTCGGGTTCGTCGGCAGATGGCCGGTGCTGCGGCAGCTCACCGGCCCCGACCGGTGCGGCCTCGGGGCGTCCGTGCGCTCCCGCGAGACCGACGAGCTGCGCTCCCGCATCGCCACCGCCGACCGCGTGGTGAACTCCGTCTGCCCGTACTGCGCCGTCGGGTGCGCCCAGAAGGTCTACGTCAAGGACGAGAAGGTCGTCCAGATCGAGGGCGACGTCGACTCGCCGATCAGCAGGGGCCGCCTGTGCCCGAAGGGCTCGGCGTCGCTCCAGCTCACCACCGGCCCCGGCCGCGAGCACTCCGTCCTGTACCGCCGCCCGTACGGCGCCGAGTGGGAACGGCTCGACCTGGACACGGCCATGGAGATGGTCGCCGACCGGGTCGTGCGGACCCGCCGCGAGACCTGGCAGGAGTACGACGACGGCCGGCGCGTGGCGAGGACGATGGGCATCGCGAGCCTCGGCGGCGCGACGCTCGACAACGAGGAGAACTACCTCATCAAGAAGCTGCTGACCGGGCTCGGCGTCGTCCAGGTGGAGAACCAGGCCCGGGTCTGCCACAGCTCGACGGTCACCGGGCTCGGCACCTCCTTCGGCCGGGGCGGCTCGACCACCTACATGCAGGACCTGCAGCACTCCGACTGCATCATCATCGAGGGCTCCAACTTCGCCGAGTCGCATCCGGTCGGCTTCCAGTGGGTGATGGAGGCCAAGCTGCGCGGCGCCACGGTGATCCACGTCGACCCGCACTTCAGCCGCACCAGCGCCCTGGCCGACAAGCACGTCCCGATCCGGCCGGGCAGCGACATCGTCTTCCTCGGCGCGATCATCAACCACGTGCTCACGGAGGGCAAGGACTTCCGCGAGTACGTGCTGAACTACACCAACGCCGCCACGATCGTCTCCGACGAGTTCCAGGACACCGAGGACCTCGACGGCGTCTTCTCCGGCTACGACCCCGAGAAGCGGGCCTACGACGTCAGCAGCTGGCACTACAAGGGATCGCCGATGCAGGCCGCCGTCGGCCGCCGCATCCACCACACCGAGTACCACGTCCCGGGCAGGAGCGAGGCGCACGGCTCCGGCGGCGCGCCCGTCATGGCGCATCCCGAGTGGGACGAGACGCTGAGCGACCCCAGATGCGTCTACCAGATCCTCAAGCGGCACTTCTCCCGCTACACGCCCGAGATGGTGGAAGAGGCGTGCGGCATCCCCCCGGACACCTTCGCCTGGATCTGCGACACGCTGACCTCGAACTCGGGCCCCGACCGCACGAGCGCGTTCGCCTACGCGGTCGGCTGGACGCAGCACACCGTGGCCACCCAGTACATCCGCTGCGCGAGCATCCTGCAGCTGCTGCTCGGCAACATCGGACGGCCGGGCGGCGGCATCATGGCCATGCGCGGCCACGCCAGCATCCAGGGCTCCAGCGACATCCCGACCCTCTACAACCTGCTGCCCGGCTACATCCCCATGCCGTACGCGCACACCGACGAGTCGCTGGACTCGTTCATCGACATCGTCTCGACCGAGAAGGGGTACTGGAGCGAGGCGCGTGCCTACATCGTCAGCCTGCTGAAGGCGTACTACGGCGACGCGGCCACCGCGGACAACGACTACTGCTTCGGGCACCTGCCCCGGCTGACCGGCTCGCACAGCACCTACGACACGGTGATGGCCCAGCTCGACGGCGTCTGCCGCGGCTACTTCCTGTTCGGCCAGAACCCCGCGGTCGGGTCGGCCAACGCGCGGCTGCAGCGGCTCGGCATGGCCAAGCTCGACTGGCTCGTGGTCCGCGACCTCTCCCTGATCGAGTCGGCCACCTGGTGGAAGGACGGACGGGAGATCCAGACCGGCGAGCTGCGCACCGCCGAGATCCCCACCGAGGTGTTCTTCTTCCCCGCCGCCTCCCACACCGAGAAGAGCGGCACGTTCACCAACACCAACCGCCTGCTGCAGTGGCACGACGCGGCGGTCGAGCCGAGCGGCGACTGCCGCAGCGACCTGTGGTTCATGTACCACCTCGGCCGGATGGTCAAGGAGCGGCTGGCCGGCTCCACCGACCCTGCGGACCGGGCGCTGCTCGACCTGAAGTGGGACTACCCGGTCGAGGGGCCCCTGCGGGAGCCGAGCGCGGAGGCCGTGCTGCGGGAGGTCAACGGGCACGGCCCCGACGGCCGCGCGCTGTCGTCCTACACCGAGCTGCGCGACGACGGCTCCACGGTCTGCGGCTGCTGGATCTACTGCGGGGTGTTCGCCGACGGGGTCAACCAGGCGGCCCGCCGCAAGCCGCACACCGAGCAGAGCTGGGTGTCGCCCGAGTGGGGCTGGGCGTGGCCGCTGAACCGGCGCGAGCTCTACAACCGCGCGTCGGCCGCGCCGGACGGCACCCCGTGGAGCCCGCGCAAGGCCCTGGTCTGGTGGGACGAGAGCCTCGGCAGGTGGACCGGGCACGACGTCCCGGACTTCCCCGAGGAGGTGCCGCCGGGCTACCGGCCGCCCGAGGACGCCCGCGGCGTGGCCGCGATCTCCGGGATCGACCCGTTCATCATGCAAGGGGACGGCAAGGGCTGGCTGCACGCGCCCGCCGGGCTCATGGACGGCCCGCTGCCGACGCACTACGAGCCGCAGGACACGCCCGTCCGCAACCCGCTGTACCCGAACCGGCCGCACAACCCGGTCCGGCTGACCTACGAGCGGCCGGGCAACCGCTACCACCCCGTCGGCAGCTCCGTCTACCCGTACGTCGTCACCACCTACCGGCTCACCGAGCACTTCACCGCCGGAGGCATGAGCCGCTGGCTGCCGTACCTGTCGGAGCTGCAGCCGGAGATGTTCTGCGAGGTCTCGCCCGAGCTGGCCGAGGAGCGCCTGCTGGAGCACGGCGCGTGGGCGACGATCATCACCGCGCGGGGCGCCATCGAGGCGAGGGTGCTGGTGACCGACCGGATGCCGCCGCTGCGGCTCAACGGCCGCGTCGTCCACCAGATCGGCCTGCCGTACCACTGGGGCCCGGGCGGGTGCGCCACCGGCGACCCGGCCAACGAGCTGACGGCCATCGTGCTCGACCCGAACGCCGACATCCAGGAGACCAAGGCGTGCACCGCCGACATCCAGCCGGGCCGCCGGCCGCGCGGGCCCGGCCTGAACCGGCTGGTGGAGACGTTCCGCCGCCGGGCGGGCATCGCCGAGCCGACCCGTCAGGAGGTCTGA
- a CDS encoding isocitrate lyase/PEP mutase family protein, with amino-acid sequence MAEEQDGGRARAVDGSDGAIAAKRARLRELHVPGRPLVLPNIWDAASARTVAAAGFPAVATSSAAVAAVLGYEDGEATPAAEALAQVARVAAAVPVPVTADMERGYGLAPAEFAERIAAAGVSGVNLEDSDPRTGAMVEVDEQTRFLAAVRAAAGAGLVINARVDSFVHGTGTPEERLADAVARGRAYLEAGADCVYPILVSDTETIRELVTGVGGPVNILYRPGVPSIAELASLGVARVSFGGGLHAAAQEHLAALVSAIADGADPYGAPRG; translated from the coding sequence ATGGCCGAGGAGCAGGACGGCGGCCGGGCGCGGGCCGTGGACGGGAGCGACGGCGCGATCGCCGCCAAGCGGGCGAGGCTCAGGGAACTGCACGTCCCCGGGCGCCCGCTGGTACTGCCGAACATCTGGGACGCCGCCTCCGCGCGCACGGTCGCGGCGGCGGGGTTCCCCGCCGTGGCCACCAGCAGCGCGGCGGTGGCGGCCGTCCTCGGGTACGAGGACGGCGAGGCGACGCCCGCCGCCGAGGCGCTGGCCCAGGTGGCCCGGGTCGCCGCGGCGGTACCGGTGCCGGTGACCGCCGACATGGAGCGCGGGTACGGGTTGGCGCCTGCGGAGTTCGCCGAGCGGATCGCCGCCGCGGGCGTTTCCGGGGTGAACCTGGAGGACTCCGACCCGCGTACCGGCGCGATGGTGGAGGTGGACGAGCAGACCCGCTTCCTCGCCGCCGTCCGGGCCGCCGCGGGCGCCGGCCTGGTGATCAACGCCAGGGTCGACAGCTTCGTCCACGGCACGGGGACGCCGGAGGAACGGCTGGCCGACGCGGTGGCGCGCGGGCGCGCGTACCTGGAGGCGGGCGCCGACTGCGTGTACCCGATCCTGGTCTCGGACACCGAGACGATCCGGGAGCTCGTGACCGGCGTCGGCGGCCCGGTCAACATCCTGTACCGGCCGGGCGTGCCCTCGATCGCCGAGCTGGCGTCGCTGGGGGTGGCCCGGGTGAGCTTCGGCGGCGGCCTGCACGCCGCCGCGCAGGAGCACCTGGCCGCGCTGGTGTCCGCCATCGCCGACGGCGCCGACCCCTACGGGGCGCCGCGCGGATAG
- a CDS encoding 4Fe-4S dicluster domain-containing protein has product MGFFTDTSICIGCKACEVACKEWNRLPPDPPFQLTGLSFDNTEQLSASTWRHVAFIEQRKPVRRPSAGEQTSDHRWLMASDVCKHCTDAACLDVCPTGSLFRTEFGTVVVQADICNGCGYCVSACPYGVIDKRESDGLAWKCTLCYDRIGEGMVPACAKACPTESIQYGELSDLLDRATARVQTLHREGVTDARLYGHDPDDGVRGNGAFFLLLDEPEVYGLPPAPKDTTRDLPAMWRHMALAALTVAAGIITAFAAGR; this is encoded by the coding sequence ATGGGCTTCTTCACCGACACCTCCATCTGCATCGGCTGCAAGGCGTGCGAGGTGGCCTGCAAGGAGTGGAACCGGCTCCCGCCCGATCCGCCCTTCCAGCTCACCGGCCTGTCCTTCGACAACACCGAGCAGCTCTCGGCGTCCACGTGGCGGCACGTGGCGTTCATCGAGCAGCGCAAGCCGGTGCGCAGGCCGTCGGCGGGGGAGCAGACCAGCGACCACCGCTGGCTCATGGCCTCCGACGTGTGCAAGCACTGCACCGACGCCGCCTGCCTGGACGTCTGCCCCACCGGCTCGCTGTTCCGCACCGAGTTCGGCACGGTCGTCGTGCAGGCCGACATCTGCAACGGGTGCGGCTACTGCGTGTCCGCCTGCCCGTACGGGGTGATCGACAAGCGGGAGAGCGACGGGCTGGCCTGGAAGTGCACGCTCTGCTACGACCGCATCGGCGAGGGGATGGTCCCGGCGTGCGCCAAGGCGTGCCCGACCGAGTCCATCCAGTACGGGGAGCTGAGCGACCTGCTCGACCGGGCCACCGCGCGCGTCCAGACCCTCCACCGGGAGGGAGTCACCGACGCGCGCCTCTACGGCCACGACCCGGACGACGGCGTGCGCGGGAACGGCGCGTTCTTCCTGCTGCTGGACGAGCCCGAGGTGTACGGCCTGCCCCCCGCGCCGAAGGACACCACCCGCGACCTGCCCGCGATGTGGCGCCACATGGCCCTGGCGGCCCTGACCGTCGCGGCCGGCATCATCACCGCCTTCGCCGCGGGACGGTGA